The Deltaproteobacteria bacterium genome includes the window CTGATTCTTGTGGTTATCTTCCTGGTATTCATCCTGCTGGGACATCCCTACCTCAGGTTCAAGATCAAGAAGGCCCTCTCAGACGAAAATGCCGAGAAGGTCACCCTTATAATCAACACAATATCCTCACAGTTCAGCCGCTACCTGGTTATACAGTTCATTATCAGCCTTGCCACCGGAATTCTCGTTTGGCTTTCACTGACCGTCATCGGGGTGGATTTCGCTGTAACGTGGGGCGCGTTGGCTTTTTTGCTCAATTTTATTCCGACCATTGGATCAATAATATCCGCGGTTCCTCCCATCCTTCTTGCCTTCATTCAGTTCTTCCCGGTATTCTGGCCCGGGGTGGCGACTTTTATCGCACTCCTGACTATTCATATGGTCATTGGAAGCGTCGTTGCCCCCAAGGTGGTTGGGGACAGGCTGAACCTGAGCCCGGTGGTGATCCTCCTGTCCCTGCTGTTCTGGGGCTGGCTATGGGGAATCATCGGGGCGCTCCTCTCCGTCCCCATCGCCTCGGCGGTCAAGATCCTGTGCGAAAACGTGGAGGAGCTAAGACCAATAAGCATAATGATGGGATCCGGTAAATCTTACCAGGATGAATTTTCCGAATAGGGTTGCTGACTTCGCAAAAAGTCCCGCCGGCAGGTTTGCCCCAAGACGGATCTCAAGGTCAAAAGCTTTTAACACGGCGCAGCCCCTCACAGGCTGCCCCACAGGGTTTTTAAAGAGGGTTTTACTGAAAAGATCTAACCATAAGATCCTGGTTTAACCCGCCAGGGATTTGGATTTAACCCTGTGTTAAATTTGCTTTTTCACCAACCTGGACTTCATTCAGAATTTCATTTTCAGGATGAACAGCTTTTTAAGAAGTTATTCGGGGGGTTACATGAGAGACAGGACCGACAGTCTCGCGGCCTCGAGAACCCCGCCGGGCAGGATTCCCAGAACGATGGTGCCGGTCAATGCCAGAGCTATCCCGGCCCAGAGCGCCAGCGAGCCCTCGGTAGCAGCAAACTCGCCCTCCGGTTCCTTCATGTACATTAGGACAATAATGCGCAGATAGTAGAAGGCCGCGACCACACTGTTAAGAATTCCGATAATGACAAGGGTGTAATACCCACCCTGTATACCGGCATAAAACACATACAGTTTGGCGGCAAAACCTGCCGTGGGAGGAATTCCCGCCAGGGAGAACATAAAAATCATCATGGCCAGCGCAGCGCCGGGAGCCCGCCGGGACAGACCCTGGAAATCATCCAGATTTTCTCCTGTCATATTTTCACGCTTAAGATATATAAGAATCGAGAAAGCGCCGATATTCATGAAAGTGTATGACATGAGATAAAACATGACGGATGATATGGCCCGATCGGGGTGACCGCCCACGGAAGCAACCACTCCAATAAGGATGTAGCCTACGTGGGCTATGGAAGAATAGGCAAGCATCCGCTTCACGTTCTTTTGTCTCAGAGCCGTCAGGTTCCCCACAGTCATCGTTAAAATGCTGAGGACTATGACAAGCATCTCCCAGT containing:
- a CDS encoding AI-2E family transporter; protein product: MERSRISVALLAVLATVAVGFVLQQAQSVILPLIIAWLLSFILAPAVNMMAGKRVPRPIAIFLVLVLLIGILYIAIIFLNGRISTFISAFPKYHSRFNEITQLVRDRFNLAHNPLTEFNWMITLRTFLVKLSGSLLFVMNKLILVVIFLVFILLGHPYLRFKIKKALSDENAEKVTLIINTISSQFSRYLVIQFIISLATGILVWLSLTVIGVDFAVTWGALAFLLNFIPTIGSIISAVPPILLAFIQFFPVFWPGVATFIALLTIHMVIGSVVAPKVVGDRLNLSPVVILLSLLFWGWLWGIIGALLSVPIASAVKILCENVEELRPISIMMGSGKSYQDEFSE